GATTACTCCCACTTTGTCTGTTACAGGCCACTAGACACCTCAAGATCCATTATGTCAGTCGCCACGCGTCGGAGGATATGGTTCGTACCATGTTTATGGCTGTCAATCATAATTGGGATTACAAGAACGGCAGTGATAAAAAATAATACAAAGAGCACGTCAGCTCCCCTTCGTTATGAGCACAAGCACGTAAGTTCCGAGAGAGGCCGTTCCTATTATTACGTTGAGAAATGCCAACATATCAGGCCATTTCGCTCCCCCATGTTTGATTGCTGCTGACACCTTCGCAGTAACTAGTGTCGCGACGAGAATAGCTAGTAGGAGAACGAGGAGCTGTACTGAGCGCTGTGCTACTGGATCTTTCCCAATCGGTGGTAAGTCTTTGAGAAGAACTACCATGTTAACGCCCGGGAAAAGATCTGTATTACTAATAAGTTGGAGTGATGTAGCCGTAAGCACAGCACCAAATGTCATGATGCAGTTGTCTTACCCAAACTTGTGGAACAAGAACTCACCTGATGCAACGTCGCCGACTATGCACTTGACTGAGAGGCCACCACTCGTGATTATCAGGATCAGCCACGCATAGCTGTTGAGCTCAGGCATTAAGCCAGCATAGGACGCCCCATACGGTGCCCCTAGTGCAATCAAGAAAACGAGGAAGATGCCGGAGAGCAACTTGTAGACATTCATACCAGTAGTCTTGGCACCTCTGTAGCGCTTTTAGAAATTAGAGTTATTTACTTCTTCACCGGTACGCGGTTCGGAAACTCGTAGATGAATTTCAGCAGCATCTCACAGAACGAAATGAGCTCTGTCGCATCATCAGCTGTCATAAGCTTAATCTCATGACTAGCCTCGTTTCCCTTCTGCCTAATGTGATCAACCCAACCCTTTCCATTCGGAGGTACGTATCCACTACTGGCAAGGAACTCGACATAGCTGATGAAGCTCTCACCGGCCTTAGCGCCCTGAGCAACAGCTATGTGCATAAGAAGCTTCCGCGCGGCGAGCACTGCAGCGGTAGATGCGCCCACTGAAACGCATTTACGTGCTTCAACGTACAACTTTGATGTTTCGTCGGGTACATGTGCAACATCATTGCCCGGTACCACACCCGGCACCTGCCCCTGGTCTCCAAAATATGTAGGACGCGTGCAGTGAGGACAAATATAGACATATTCCTGGGGATGACTACCGGTGAACCATCCCTGACTCGATGAGATTCGGTTTCCGCAGTCACTGTATCCGCAAGTGAACTGCCGAGGGCTAGGCCCAGCTAGACTGGCCCAATCACGCCTTCTCATTGATACCCCCAAAATGATGATTAACAATTTTTAGCTGGACCTGCATAAACCAAGGACCTTCAGTTTCCCGTCTGTGTACAACATTATGCCAAATCGTTTCAGCAGCTTTTCAGTAATCCATCATTTTCCCTGCCCCGCTCGCTCAATTAGCTCCTTCAGCCCATTCAAATCCAATCACCCAGGCACCAGTTCGTTGCCCATGATGAAACCAGGAATTCCGGAAATGCCGAGCTCGCGGGCGAGAGTGCGATTCTTGTCGATGACGGCCTGCCACTTCGGATTGGCCATGTCCGCTCCCAGGCGTTTCGCGTCGAGGTCAATGAAAAGGCTAGATCGATGAAGCTCGACAGTTAAGCCCCACCAATATGAATTCTTAGGCAGATCTTTGTTCGACTACGTTCCCTACAACTTGCCACCCTGCCGCAATCGTGCCTGCTGACAAATCAGCGCCACAATTCCATTCAATAAAGTATCCGCCATTGACCACCTTCGTAAATTCGTCCTGGTCTCGAAGTGCCTCGAAAGCCTCATACTGAAGATATGGAATCACATCAAACCGACCAATACGACCCTCGTCTGCCACAATGGAGAGCACCCAGTTCTGAGATACGGCAGCGGGACTATTGTTACGGGTTCTTATACGAAGCAACGCCTTAGGCCGCGTCAGTTTCGATCTTGCCGGGAAGCTTGCTGAGGATCAGTTTTTGTAGCTCCACCTTGTTGGCGGCATTGTCGATATCAATACCTACCAGCCGTCCGCTCGAATCGTAATCGAGCACGACGCCCTCGGAAACTTCACGACTTTCCACGCTCGGTCTTTCAGAAAGATCGATATAAAGCGAATCAGTGTCTGGATGATAGTTGAGTTTCATGGTTGAAACCCTCGATCCGGAAATGCATTGTGAATCGTCACCTTGTCCTCAAGTGTTATGACTCTTAGATAGCGGCCGCCGAGTTCAGGAATCGCCGCCCAAAAGCGGTACCGGTTGTGCTCCTGTGGTTCTGATCGGATGGAATGCTCCAGCACGAATATGCACCATTCCTTCTTTATGTATGGGCGCTTCCGGAGAACCTCTTGCTCGAAATATTCCGTGAACTTATGCTGAGCCATGACCCTTGCTAAACATCACCGCCTGTCTACTCCCCGACTTTGTGGGCATTCTGTCCGGGTCTCTACACAAGAGAGAAAAGCGACCTCACCAGTTTGCGGCGAACAAGTCTACTAAAAATGTCCAGTGTTTATCTACCGATCTGTTTGGCATTACTCATCTGTTGTGTCGCTTCATGACGCTCAACCGCGGCCCAACGCCGCCCTTGAGCCCAGTGAGCAGGCAACTCTTTATGATGAATCTCGATCCATGCAACAACCGGTTTGTGCTTAGTGGGGAGGCAACCTGCCGGCCAGAAGCGTTCCGGCAGGAATTGTGTACACTGTGCCGGTGCATTGCCAACAATTCGTCACTTCCCATGTCCCCCCCGGGCAATTAACTCCTTCAGCCCCTTCAAATCCAACCACCCTGGTACCAGTTCGTTCCCCACGATGAAGCCCGGTGTCCCCGAGATGCCGAGCTCGCGGGCGAGGGCGCGATTCTTGTCAATGGCAGTCTGCCACTTCGGATTGGCCATGTCTGCTTCCAGGCGCTTCGCATTGAGACCGACTTTCACGGCGATCTCCAAGATGGAGTCCTTGGTCATGTCGGCGTGGGAGGCGAGCAACGCTTCATGGAAGGCTTGGTGCTTGCCTTGTGCTTGAGAGGCGAGTGCCGCCTTGGCCGCGAGTTCCGACGGTTCGCCGAGAATGGGAAAGTCCTTGTAGACCACCCGCACCCGCGGATCGACCTTCTGCAGTTCCGTGACGGCCGGCGCCGCCTTCTTACAGTATCCGCAGCGGTAGTCATAGAACTCCACCAGGGTGATCTCGCCCTTGAGATTGCCGCTGACCGGTGACGCTGGATCGTGAAGCAACTCGTTCTGCTTCGTCGCGAGAGCCGCTTTTTGACGCTCTTTCTGTTCCGCTTCGCGTTTGGCGTCCATCGCCTGCAGTGATTGAACGATCACTTCCGGATGGGCACGAATGTATCGCTCGATGGCAGCGTCATTGACATCCTGAGGAACCACCGACATATTCCTGGCGTCCTTAGCCATGGTGGAGCAGCCGGACACGAAAATAGCTAGGCTGGCTACGATACATAGCGAACACAAAAAGTAGATCCGGGTCTTGACACTGTTCATGGATACGTCTCCTATGGTCTTCTCCCCATTCTTATCGATATCCCTCCCCGCTCGTGCCTCCACCAAAACCGCCCCAGTTGCCGCCGAAGCCGCCTTGGCCGGTTCCCCAATACTCTCCTTTTTGGATCCGCCGATAGGGGTGCCGTAAATCCGGCCGACTCAGCCACCAGAAAAACGAGACGATCGCCACGGTCGTGCCAAGCGTAATCCAGACCCCGAGGCCCTTAATCCGAGGCCTGGATGGAGGGGTGAACCTCACCTCTTGCGCCGGGGTCGCCAGCGCGACCGCGGTGCGATAGAGCCCTTCCCCGAAATGTCCTCGCTCGATGGCCGGTTGCAGATAGAGGCGACTCACCTCGGTCCTGACATCCGGCGTGATGACCGGAAACATGTGGCGCCCCAAGGCCATCGCCGCCTGTCGCTCCTGCACCGCCACCAACACCATCAGCCCATGTTCCTGCTGCGTCGAGCCGATCTGCCATTTCTCATACAGCGCGTCGGCATAGTGCTTGGCGGATGGATACGGTTTGATGCTGGGGACCGTCACAATCACCATCTCCACGCCGCTCTTCTTTTCGAGGTCGATGCAGACGGAGCGGATACGGTCTTTCCACTCCGGCCCCACCACTTGTGCATGATCGCTCACGTAGCCGATGGGGTCCGGCAGAGGAACCCGTTCCTTGGGTCGTTCGTACAACGACGCATGGGCCTGCGCCGCCGACAGCACGAAGACCAGGCTCAGCCAGACCGCCTTTCTCCATGCTGTTTCTGGTCTTGTTCCAATCACGTGATCCGTGCTTCCGCGGCCGTGACAAGCCGATTCAGGCTCTCGAGGTAGCGATCCATGAGTCTTGGAATTTCTTTCTGTCCCGGCGAAATCTGCCCATGTTTGAGCAAGAGCGCGTCGTGAAGCCCGGTAAGATTGATCGCTAAATGAGATTCGACATCTTGAATGAGGGATTCTCCATGCGCCAGCACAGGACGTCCCCACAGCCGTTGGAGTCCTCGGAGGGCAGGCAGGAGCGCCGTGATGGAGAGGGTCAAGAGAATCGTGATGGCCTCTTCGGTGCTTCGGCCTTCCACGAGGCGCTGACGGAGACGAAGCAGATTCCCTCGTAATGCCTGTACCACCTCCGCGGCCAAGTTCCGCGCATCGATCTTCAGACCCACGAAGGGATCTTGTCCCCACAACAATCGATGGGATTCGTGGATATCCTGATATTCAAGGGGGAACGCGAACGAAGCGGACTGAAGATCCTCCGCCGTCAGGAACAGGGGGACGACCACCTGTTCTTTGCTCCACCGCTTGTGAATGCCGTCATATTTTTTCAATACAGAGAGGTCATAAGACGACATCACCAACAGCAGATTGAGATTGGAGCGACCCGGCAAAAATTCGCCCCGTACCGCGCTGCCATATAACAGGATCCCCTCCAATTCATTGCCATAGACCCTTGTCACATCCTTCACGTATGACTTTAAGAGTGCCTGTGTCTCTTCAGGCAATCCGTCTATCGTCCAGTCGACCGACTGCATGGAGTTACTGCGTGCCTCTCGCCGCCATATCGCGATGGGGGGCTGAAGGATCCGGCAACAATCCTGCCGCCATCAAGCGATCCATCATGCCGAACGGAGGCTCCTTGCGGAGTCCGGCTGTGGTGGTTAAGACTCGATATCGGAGTCGTGGGTTACGGTCCAACGTGCTGAAGACGCGGTTCCGGAGAAACGCGATGATCGGATTTGCCGTGTTCCAGAAGAGCACCTGCTCGTCGGCCAATTTTTGCAACATGGTAACCTGAGGGCGACGTGTACGTTCATAGGTCTTTAGTTTTTCAGCGGAATAATCGTTCATCGCCAGACATTCAGGCAGAAGCTCTGCTAGCGCCATCGCATCCACCATCGCCTGCATGCGGCCCTGCGAGGCGTGAGGATTCATCGCATGCGCCGCATCGCCGATCAGCACCGCCCCCTCGGCCACCCATGTCGGAGTACGAACGCGACCCGTCGGCATGAACGCGGTCTGCCTCCAGTCGGTGAGCGTGCGGAAGATCGCCTCATTGGACGGGTCAATCGCGATCCATGCATCCTGTAAAGCAGTGATACCCCTCTCTTTCACCTGCTCATAGGAACCGGCCTTGATCATGTAGAACGCATAGACCTTATCGCCGGCGGCGGGAAACAAGCCCAGGATCGTTCGCTTGCCGACAAAATACTTCGCCTCTCCCATAGGAATCGCCGCGTCCAACAGAGCGATCAAATATCCTTGCGGATAGAGATGAAGGTCAGTCTGGATCTCCAAGGCTTCGCGAACCTTGGAGAATGCTCCGTCGGCACCCACGACCACTTTGGCCTTGATTGTCCTTTGGTCTTCCGCCTGCTTGGCAGTCAGCCCAACGACTCGCCCATTCTCACGAAGGAGACCTGTGAATGCCGATCGATACCGCAATGAAACCGAGGGTTCGCGCTCGATCGCGCTCAGAATGGCATGGTGCGCCACATTCGGTAACGTGACGACGGCTCGATTGTACGGCGGAGGCAATTCGCTGTAGTCGACAGTGCACAGCCGCTGTCCACCGACACGACAAAAATGAAACTTATGGACCGTTCGGGTGGACTGGGACGGCAACTTATTCAAGAGTCCCAGCCGGTCAAGCACCTGTTGCCCGTTGGGTTGCAGGATTTCACCGCGTAAGCCCTGCGGCGGACCGGGAGCCTGCTCCAAGACAATCGTCTTGATTCCTTTCTGTGCCAGCGCCAAGGCCAGTACAGCCCCGCCCCCACCGGCTCCGACCACGGCAATGTCGGTTTCTTCGACCATTGTTTCTCAGCCCGTTTCAACCATCGAGATGCCGTGCCACCTTACCCTCAACATCCCTACTTTTTCCACTCCTGGAATCGTTCCTGGTCTTTCCACATCGAGAGGAACTTTTCCCGAGCTTTCACGGTCATCGCGTGGTCTCTGATGATGTCCAGCCGTTCATCATTGTACTGATTTCCACTCGTCGTCTGATTCATCGACCCGTTGGTATTGATCTCGTCGTCGATGACGACTTGC
This DNA window, taken from Nitrospira sp. SG-bin1, encodes the following:
- a CDS encoding monooxygenase; its protein translation is MVEETDIAVVGAGGGGAVLALALAQKGIKTIVLEQAPGPPQGLRGEILQPNGQQVLDRLGLLNKLPSQSTRTVHKFHFCRVGGQRLCTVDYSELPPPYNRAVVTLPNVAHHAILSAIEREPSVSLRYRSAFTGLLRENGRVVGLTAKQAEDQRTIKAKVVVGADGAFSKVREALEIQTDLHLYPQGYLIALLDAAIPMGEAKYFVGKRTILGLFPAAGDKVYAFYMIKAGSYEQVKERGITALQDAWIAIDPSNEAIFRTLTDWRQTAFMPTGRVRTPTWVAEGAVLIGDAAHAMNPHASQGRMQAMVDAMALAELLPECLAMNDYSAEKLKTYERTRRPQVTMLQKLADEQVLFWNTANPIIAFLRNRVFSTLDRNPRLRYRVLTTTAGLRKEPPFGMMDRLMAAGLLPDPSAPHRDMAARGTQ